The following are encoded together in the Coffea arabica cultivar ET-39 chromosome 1c, Coffea Arabica ET-39 HiFi, whole genome shotgun sequence genome:
- the LOC140004846 gene encoding uncharacterized protein — translation MAPYEALYGRKCRSPIFLNEAGERRVLDPVAVPWIEDAYEKVEVIRQRLQIAQSRQKSYADNRRKDLEFEVGDKYHLDPTHVLKPKEIDIDVSLTYEEKPVRILDRKVKELRTKQITLVKVLWRNHKVEKAILGSGRGHSNQVP, via the exons ATGGCACCGTATGAAGCTCTCTATGGAAGGAAATGCCGATCACCAATATTCTTGAATGAAGCAGGGGAAAGAAGAGTTTTAGACCCAGTTGCAGTACCATGGATCGAGGATGCGTATGAGAAGGTGGAAGTGATACGTCAGAGGCTTCAGATagctcaaagtcgacaaaagagttatgctgaTAATCGAcgaaaagatttggagtttgaagttggagacaaG TATCATCTAGATCCCACTCATGTACTGAAGCCAAAAGAAATTGACATTGATGTATCTCTAACTTATGAAGAAAAGCCGGTACGGATCttagatcgaaaggtgaaggaattgagaacTAAACAGATAACCTTAGTTAAAGTTTTGTGGAGGAATCATAAGGTGGAGAAAGCTATtttgggaagtggaagaggacATTCGAACCAAGTACCCTGA